From the genome of Sinanaerobacter sp. ZZT-01:
CAGGAAAATATTGGTTCAATTCCAGTTTGTACAGATCGTGGAGAACCGGTTGGAATCATAACAGATCGAGACATTGTATTACGTGCAATGGCTGAGTCTGGAAAAGAAAAAACGGCGCAGGATATTATGAGTAAGAACCTAGTATTTGCAAATCCTGAAATGAACACGCATGAAGCATCTATGTTATTAGCTCAAAATCAGGTGCGTCGTTTACCTGTCGTTGAAAACAACAAATTAGTTGGAATGCTAGCTATGGCAGATATTGCAAGAAAGCCAATTTATGTAGATGAAGCTGGCGATGCATTAAATGCAATTTCAAAACCCAGTACAATTAATTAAAAAAACAGAATTGAAAAACAAGCGTATTGCTTTATGCGTTACGCTTGTTTTTTCTATTTTTTCTAAGAATCTTATATACATATTATAATTTAAGTGATTTTCATCTAACATAAAACAAAATTAATCTCACGGTTCTCAATATTTACTGAATCAACCCGAATTCT
Proteins encoded in this window:
- a CDS encoding CBS domain-containing protein → MKVKELMTTSVTCVRPSTSLSEIAKYMKQENIGSIPVCTDRGEPVGIITDRDIVLRAMAESGKEKTAQDIMSKNLVFANPEMNTHEASMLLAQNQVRRLPVVENNKLVGMLAMADIARKPIYVDEAGDALNAISKPSTIN